A region of Halosolutus amylolyticus DNA encodes the following proteins:
- the mbhE gene encoding hydrogen gas-evolving membrane-bound hydrogenase subunit E, giving the protein MSPDLAMVVAAVALPFVAAGLTPLLFRLLDERTGYAGALVAMTSFALLASQYSVATTSPGTVALAWIPSIDVALRFYVDGWGLLFALLASGIGTLIFLYSPAYMHGESHLARFYAALLAFMGSIIGVALAADLIAIFLFWELTSLASFVLIGHYTDDDSSQYAARMAMLVTVGGGLFLLVGFILLSIVAVDVPAVESAYNLAAMLENPDAMQSALRDRGLFVPVLGLLAIGAGSKSAQVPLHFWLPNAMAAPTPVSAFLHSATMVKVGVYFVGRVRPILVGEEWLILFATLGLTTMTVCAILAVAATDIKELLAYSTASHLGLMIAGFGFTSIYGAETGVFHLLNHALFKAALFLVAGIVAHEAGTRRIDALGGLRHDLPVTAAITTIVALSMAGIPPFNGFYSKELLFEAAVEASHYHDIGALGWLYPAVAVFGSIFTVLYSLRFLGLFFGSRPDGLGDVHEPSIMLILPPAVLAALAAVVSVDPQLAVRVIVQSGVDATATDPEAMHVGLPTSYSTPVGMSAIAIGVGFAAYPFYDRIHDAIRSVPAASPPVSANWWYDAVVGNLTGVGSWLGSRVHNGLLRTYATWTLAATSAFALVGFAATVAVAPADLVGVDATPAIALVLAVAVVAALAVVTSDSHVAGILTLSILGFMIAIFYILASAPDLALTQLVVETLLLVIFLLVIEEIPEYYEVDLGRVARDAVLSVAVGATVFVTVLLTTDASPEGSTDVARYYAENAVPEGGGTNIVNVILVDFRGFDTLGELVVVALAAISILTLIVMRSGGGDETGTDDTRADDVTADDTRADETGIDDTGGADR; this is encoded by the coding sequence ATGTCACCCGACCTGGCGATGGTCGTCGCCGCGGTCGCGTTACCGTTCGTCGCTGCCGGACTCACACCCCTGCTTTTCCGGCTGCTCGACGAGCGAACCGGCTACGCGGGCGCTCTCGTCGCGATGACGTCGTTCGCGTTGCTCGCGTCGCAATACAGCGTGGCGACGACGAGTCCTGGGACCGTCGCCCTCGCCTGGATCCCGTCGATCGACGTCGCGCTGCGGTTCTACGTCGACGGCTGGGGGCTGCTGTTCGCCCTGCTCGCCTCCGGTATCGGGACGCTCATCTTCCTGTACTCCCCCGCGTACATGCACGGCGAGTCTCACCTCGCCAGGTTCTACGCCGCGTTGCTCGCGTTCATGGGGTCGATCATCGGCGTCGCGCTGGCGGCCGACCTGATCGCGATCTTCCTCTTCTGGGAACTCACCAGCCTCGCGTCGTTCGTCCTGATCGGCCACTACACCGACGACGACTCCTCGCAGTACGCCGCCCGGATGGCCATGCTCGTCACCGTCGGCGGCGGCCTCTTCCTGCTGGTCGGCTTCATCCTGCTCTCGATCGTCGCGGTCGACGTCCCCGCGGTCGAATCCGCCTACAACCTCGCCGCGATGCTCGAGAACCCCGACGCGATGCAGTCTGCCCTCCGCGATCGGGGGCTGTTCGTACCGGTGCTCGGACTGCTCGCGATCGGCGCGGGGTCGAAGTCCGCCCAGGTCCCGCTTCACTTCTGGCTCCCGAACGCGATGGCAGCCCCCACGCCAGTCTCTGCTTTCCTCCACTCCGCGACGATGGTGAAGGTCGGCGTCTACTTCGTCGGCCGCGTGCGCCCGATTCTCGTCGGGGAGGAGTGGCTCATCCTGTTCGCGACGCTCGGGTTGACGACGATGACCGTCTGTGCGATCCTGGCGGTCGCCGCCACGGACATCAAGGAACTGTTGGCGTACTCGACGGCGAGCCACCTCGGACTGATGATCGCCGGCTTCGGCTTCACGTCGATCTACGGGGCCGAAACCGGCGTCTTCCACCTGCTCAACCACGCCCTGTTCAAGGCCGCGCTCTTCCTCGTCGCCGGGATCGTCGCCCACGAGGCCGGCACCCGGCGGATCGACGCCCTCGGCGGACTCCGCCACGACCTTCCGGTTACGGCGGCGATCACCACGATCGTCGCGCTCAGCATGGCCGGCATCCCCCCGTTCAACGGCTTCTACTCGAAGGAACTGCTGTTCGAGGCGGCCGTCGAGGCGAGCCACTACCACGACATCGGCGCGCTCGGCTGGCTCTACCCCGCGGTGGCCGTCTTCGGGAGCATCTTCACCGTCCTCTACTCGCTCCGGTTCCTGGGCCTGTTCTTCGGCAGCCGTCCCGACGGCCTCGGCGACGTGCACGAACCCTCGATCATGCTCATCCTTCCGCCCGCCGTCCTGGCCGCGCTCGCCGCCGTCGTCAGCGTCGACCCCCAACTCGCGGTCCGGGTCATCGTCCAGTCCGGCGTCGACGCGACCGCGACCGACCCCGAGGCGATGCACGTCGGCCTCCCCACCTCGTACTCGACCCCCGTCGGGATGAGCGCGATCGCGATCGGGGTCGGCTTCGCCGCCTACCCGTTCTACGATCGGATTCACGACGCGATCCGATCGGTCCCGGCCGCGTCACCTCCGGTGAGCGCGAACTGGTGGTACGACGCCGTCGTCGGGAACCTCACGGGTGTGGGCTCGTGGCTCGGTTCGCGGGTCCACAACGGGCTGCTCCGGACGTACGCGACGTGGACGCTGGCTGCCACCTCCGCGTTCGCGCTCGTCGGCTTCGCCGCCACGGTGGCCGTCGCCCCCGCCGACCTCGTGGGCGTCGACGCCACGCCGGCGATCGCGCTCGTGCTGGCGGTGGCGGTGGTGGCCGCCCTCGCAGTCGTCACGTCCGACTCGCACGTCGCCGGCATCCTCACGCTCTCGATCCTCGGGTTCATGATCGCCATCTTCTACATCCTCGCCAGCGCGCCGGACCTCGCGCTGACGCAACTGGTCGTCGAGACGCTCCTGCTCGTGATCTTCCTGCTCGTGATCGAGGAGATTCCCGAGTACTACGAGGTCGACCTCGGCAGGGTCGCCCGCGACGCCGTCCTCTCGGTGGCCGTCGGCGCGACAGTGTTCGTCACGGTCCTGCTCACGACCGACGCCAGCCCCGAGGGGAGCACGGACGTCGCCCGCTACTACGCCGAGAACGCGGTTCCCGAGGGCGGCGGTACGAACATCGTCAACGTGATCCTGGTCGACTTCCGCGGCTTCGACACGCTCGGCGAACTCGTGGTGGTCGCGCTGGCCGCCATCTCGATCCTGACGCTGATCGTCATGCGATCCGGCGGCGGCGACGAGACGGGGACCGACGACACGAGGGCTGACGACGTGACGGCCGACGACACGAGGGCTGACGAGACGGGGATCGACGACACAGGAGGTGCGGACCGATGA
- a CDS encoding MnhB domain-containing protein, which translates to MTTTVIMRTTARVIVPIILVVSISLFVEGHNLPGGGFIGGVLTTTAFAIVYLAFGLDFLERGVLGRDVDPGKEPSRDRVVVAYRRVFEYGLAIAVVSGLVPLLFGRAFLTQTFWEFEGVPIYHHVEVASALAFDFGVYCVVVGGLLTILSVVGAE; encoded by the coding sequence ATGACGACGACGGTCATCATGCGGACGACCGCCCGGGTGATCGTCCCGATCATCCTGGTCGTCTCCATCTCCCTGTTCGTCGAGGGACACAACCTCCCCGGCGGCGGCTTCATCGGCGGCGTGCTCACGACGACGGCGTTCGCGATCGTCTACCTCGCGTTCGGCCTGGACTTCTTAGAGCGCGGGGTGCTCGGTCGCGACGTCGACCCCGGAAAAGAGCCCTCGCGCGATCGGGTCGTCGTGGCCTACCGGCGCGTCTTCGAGTACGGGCTGGCGATCGCCGTCGTCAGCGGACTGGTCCCGCTGCTGTTCGGCCGGGCCTTCCTCACGCAGACGTTCTGGGAGTTCGAGGGCGTGCCGATCTACCACCACGTCGAGGTGGCGAGCGCGCTCGCGTTCGACTTCGGGGTCTACTGCGTGGTCGTCGGCGGCCTGCTGACGATCCTCTCGGTGGTGGGGGCAGAATGA
- a CDS encoding sodium:proton antiporter, translating to MTAIVLAAVIGALFALGTFLILRRDLIRVVWGLAIIGQAANVYLLAMGGIAPGTADTVPVLAGHGEHVPETADPLVQALVLTAIVIGFGMTAFALVLSYRVYEEHDTLDVSELGDRE from the coding sequence ATGACGGCGATCGTCCTCGCGGCCGTGATCGGCGCGCTGTTCGCGCTGGGCACGTTCCTGATCCTCCGGCGGGACCTGATCCGGGTCGTCTGGGGGCTGGCGATCATCGGCCAGGCGGCGAACGTCTACCTGCTCGCGATGGGCGGCATCGCGCCGGGGACCGCCGACACGGTGCCAGTGCTGGCCGGCCACGGCGAGCACGTGCCGGAGACGGCCGATCCGCTGGTCCAGGCGCTGGTCCTGACCGCGATCGTCATCGGCTTCGGCATGACCGCGTTCGCGCTCGTGCTCTCCTACCGGGTCTACGAGGAACACGACACGCTGGACGTCTCCGAACTGGGTGATCGAGAATGA
- a CDS encoding complex I subunit 5 family protein, whose protein sequence is MTTTLTTATDLSTIATTPLTAMPIGSESQLVIAPMLIVLLAAVGSLLLGRRPWGRIGVSVAGGVAYAIAVAAIDWYIILAPDAPGIATYQVGDWPAPFGITLVVDGLSAFMLTMVAILGIASLVFSTRVLPEIDRRSYYFPLFHFLALGVTGAFLTGDLFNLFVWFEVMLMASYIFVAYYGGPQHTRAAFWYVALNLLASAIFLLGVGGIYATTGTLNMAELARRVADPAAYGIDPGPIVGLLAMLLSVFAIKAGLVPFQFWIPTAYRSAPPQIAALLAGATKKVGIYAIIRLSFTVFADAQVAVSLDVPGTGIAVAGDSPLAFVGAALFVMAAASILVGGIGAVGRSSMEGVLAYSSIGQVGFIAIPVAIAATTANPTLRHVGIVAALVYALNHTLAKGLLFLAVGTVRSATGTSRLADLGGLAGRSPPLAIAFFVGSLALVGIPPLSGFFGKFLVFDAAARAESTTVLVLLLVGSLLTIAYVTRTWNRSFWGVRTGPVETASVDAVQVGVLVVLAAAIVAVGAGFEPVYEFADAAATAALDSEGYQEAVGEFVHEDEAGGGHE, encoded by the coding sequence ATGACGACGACACTGACGACGGCGACGGATCTGTCGACGATCGCGACGACGCCGCTGACCGCGATGCCGATCGGGTCCGAGTCCCAGCTCGTGATCGCGCCGATGCTGATCGTCCTCCTGGCGGCCGTCGGGAGCCTGTTGCTCGGCCGGCGGCCGTGGGGGCGGATCGGCGTGAGCGTCGCCGGCGGGGTGGCCTACGCGATCGCCGTCGCGGCGATCGACTGGTACATCATCCTCGCGCCGGACGCACCCGGGATCGCGACCTACCAGGTCGGCGACTGGCCGGCCCCGTTCGGCATCACGCTCGTCGTCGACGGCCTCTCGGCGTTCATGCTGACCATGGTTGCGATCCTGGGGATCGCGTCGCTTGTCTTCTCGACCCGCGTACTGCCCGAGATCGATCGGCGGAGCTACTACTTCCCGCTGTTTCACTTCCTCGCGCTGGGCGTCACCGGGGCCTTCCTCACCGGCGACCTGTTCAACCTCTTCGTCTGGTTCGAGGTCATGCTGATGGCCAGTTACATCTTCGTGGCCTACTACGGCGGCCCACAGCACACCCGCGCCGCGTTCTGGTACGTCGCCCTGAACCTGCTCGCGAGCGCCATTTTCCTGCTTGGCGTCGGCGGCATCTACGCCACGACCGGGACGCTCAACATGGCCGAACTCGCCCGACGAGTCGCCGACCCCGCGGCCTACGGGATCGATCCCGGTCCGATCGTCGGCCTGCTGGCCATGCTCCTGTCGGTGTTCGCGATCAAGGCCGGTCTCGTCCCCTTCCAGTTCTGGATCCCGACGGCCTACCGGTCCGCACCGCCACAGATCGCCGCCCTGCTCGCCGGGGCGACGAAGAAGGTCGGGATCTACGCGATCATCCGCCTCTCCTTTACCGTCTTCGCCGACGCGCAGGTCGCGGTCAGTCTCGACGTGCCGGGAACCGGGATCGCCGTCGCGGGCGACTCGCCGCTCGCGTTCGTCGGCGCCGCCCTGTTCGTCATGGCCGCCGCCAGCATCCTCGTCGGCGGGATCGGGGCCGTCGGCCGGTCCTCCATGGAGGGCGTGCTCGCGTACTCGAGCATCGGCCAGGTCGGGTTCATCGCGATCCCCGTCGCGATCGCGGCGACGACGGCGAACCCGACGCTTCGCCACGTCGGGATCGTCGCCGCGCTGGTGTACGCGCTCAACCACACGCTGGCGAAGGGACTGCTCTTTCTCGCCGTCGGTACCGTCAGGTCGGCGACGGGAACGAGTCGACTGGCCGATCTCGGCGGGCTTGCGGGCCGATCGCCGCCGCTGGCGATCGCGTTCTTCGTCGGATCGCTCGCGCTCGTCGGTATCCCGCCGCTGTCGGGCTTTTTCGGCAAGTTCCTCGTCTTCGACGCGGCGGCCCGGGCGGAGTCGACGACCGTGCTCGTCCTCCTGCTCGTCGGGTCGTTGCTGACGATCGCGTACGTGACGCGGACGTGGAACCGGAGCTTCTGGGGCGTGCGGACGGGCCCGGTCGAGACCGCGAGCGTCGACGCGGTCCAGGTCGGCGTCCTCGTCGTCCTCGCGGCGGCGATCGTCGCGGTCGGGGCCGGGTTCGAACCAGTCTACGAGTTCGCCGACGCCGCCGCGACGGCCGCGCTGGACAGCGAGGGATACCAGGAGGCCGTCGGCGAGTTCGTCCACGAGGACGAGGCTGGAGGTGGGCACGAATGA
- a CDS encoding Na+/H+ antiporter subunit E has translation MRVRTWPVAGVVFALLWILVRGVELTPSAVVGQFLIGLAVGLPVAFGFRRLFVKRIDLDRGTRALPAAVRYFVAFSWEIVRANLDVAYRVLSPEMPIEPEVILVPLRVETDLAVTTIANSITLTPGTVTLDHDEETNALYVHAVDGRHPEAVVEPIREWEDAALVMFDEEASPDDRPPEIVVSGGERDRGRERRGVDDE, from the coding sequence ATGAGGGTCCGGACCTGGCCCGTCGCGGGCGTCGTCTTCGCCCTGCTGTGGATCCTCGTCCGCGGCGTCGAACTCACCCCGTCGGCGGTGGTCGGACAGTTCCTCATCGGGCTCGCCGTCGGCCTCCCGGTCGCGTTCGGCTTCCGCCGACTGTTCGTCAAGCGGATCGATCTCGACCGCGGTACACGTGCGCTCCCGGCCGCCGTTCGCTACTTCGTGGCCTTCTCGTGGGAGATCGTTCGAGCGAACTTGGACGTCGCCTACCGGGTGCTCTCGCCCGAGATGCCGATCGAGCCAGAGGTGATCCTGGTTCCGCTCCGGGTCGAGACCGACCTCGCGGTCACGACCATCGCCAACAGCATCACGCTCACCCCGGGGACCGTCACGCTGGACCACGACGAGGAGACGAACGCGCTCTACGTTCACGCGGTCGACGGCCGCCACCCGGAGGCAGTGGTCGAACCGATCCGGGAGTGGGAGGACGCCGCCCTCGTGATGTTCGACGAGGAGGCCTCGCCCGACGATCGGCCGCCGGAGATCGTCGTCTCGGGCGGGGAAAGAGACAGGGGCCGCGAACGCCGAGGTGTCGACGATGAGTGA
- a CDS encoding monovalent cation/H+ antiporter complex subunit F: protein MSEVFDPAVLDAAVGAALILVSGLCVLCSYRVIRGPTNPDRVVALDAIATNVVAIAVLFAIQTDRGLFVTVGLVLAIIGFIATVAVAKFVTEGEVIE, encoded by the coding sequence ATGAGTGAGGTGTTCGATCCAGCCGTGCTCGATGCGGCGGTGGGGGCGGCGTTGATACTCGTTAGCGGACTGTGCGTGCTCTGTAGCTACCGCGTGATCCGGGGGCCGACCAACCCCGATCGGGTGGTCGCGCTGGACGCGATCGCGACGAACGTCGTCGCCATCGCCGTCCTCTTCGCCATTCAAACCGATCGCGGCCTGTTCGTGACCGTGGGACTCGTGCTCGCGATCATCGGCTTCATCGCGACGGTCGCCGTCGCCAAGTTCGTCACCGAAGGGGAGGTGATCGAATGA
- the mnhG gene encoding monovalent cation/H(+) antiporter subunit G gives MIRTGLVIALIAIGVFFLSVGTIGMLRLPNVYNRMHATSKPTTLGTAAIFVAGFVHFGPGNEGLTALVGILFLFLTVPTGAHMIARAAERIGIPFEGSVTWPDASVVAKERRERAEKEPEEE, from the coding sequence ATGATCCGGACCGGCCTCGTGATCGCGCTGATCGCGATCGGCGTGTTCTTCCTGTCGGTCGGGACGATCGGGATGCTCCGCCTGCCGAACGTCTACAACCGGATGCACGCGACGAGCAAGCCCACGACCCTCGGGACCGCGGCCATCTTCGTGGCCGGCTTCGTCCACTTCGGGCCCGGCAACGAGGGGCTAACGGCGCTCGTGGGGATCCTCTTCCTGTTCCTGACCGTGCCGACCGGCGCGCACATGATCGCCCGCGCCGCCGAACGGATTGGGATCCCGTTCGAGGGGAGCGTCACCTGGCCCGACGCCTCCGTCGTGGCGAAAGAGCGGCGTGAACGCGCCGAGAAGGAACCCGAGGAGGAGTGA
- a CDS encoding MFS transporter, with translation MTATAPTTDPASSGAASADARIPWDSPTVRIVLLSTLLAPLGVPLVSPTLPIVRDTFGVSEATASLVISAYFVAGIVLSPFIGALADRLGRRFVLAASLVVFGLAGGVIVVAPSFTTVLLVRVVQGTASAGIFVATVTIIGDTFEDAQRNAVLGVNTAVLSAGAAIFPVVGGVLVAVSWDAPYLLYLLAVPLGALAWYVLEEPDRDGESGRDGGTAHGSAEREPATDGGTAARGVTLDANYVRGVLAAVGTASVLSMFLATFAAELLLFGSVLTAVPFLLTGSYGLTPAIVGGVLMLSEGVSVVVSAANGRFAKRVTNATLVAGGFVCLAIGLAVAGLADSVLAIAAATAIIGAGVGLVLPSVDAEVSDRVAGRYRAGALSLRNSTTFLGRTAGPVAFAGVAATTGYAPLLLVGAIGAVAVAGFVVAGGRSIDDGGVFTTRSA, from the coding sequence ATGACCGCGACTGCCCCCACCACCGATCCGGCCTCCTCGGGCGCGGCGTCCGCCGACGCGCGCATCCCCTGGGACTCGCCGACGGTCCGCATCGTCCTCCTGAGTACGCTACTGGCGCCGCTGGGAGTGCCGCTGGTCAGTCCGACCCTGCCGATCGTTCGCGACACGTTCGGGGTCAGCGAGGCGACGGCCAGCCTGGTGATCAGCGCGTACTTCGTCGCCGGGATCGTCCTCTCGCCGTTCATCGGGGCGCTGGCCGATCGGCTCGGCCGGCGGTTCGTGCTCGCCGCGAGCCTCGTGGTCTTCGGGCTCGCGGGCGGCGTGATCGTCGTCGCCCCGTCGTTCACGACGGTCCTGCTGGTGCGGGTCGTCCAGGGAACGGCGTCCGCGGGCATCTTCGTCGCGACGGTCACCATCATCGGCGACACCTTCGAGGACGCACAGCGCAACGCGGTGCTCGGGGTCAATACGGCCGTCCTCTCGGCCGGGGCGGCGATCTTCCCGGTCGTCGGCGGCGTGCTCGTCGCCGTCTCGTGGGACGCCCCGTACCTGCTGTACCTGCTCGCGGTGCCGCTCGGTGCGCTCGCCTGGTACGTGCTCGAAGAACCCGATCGGGACGGGGAGTCTGGTCGCGACGGCGGGACCGCTCACGGGAGTGCCGAACGAGAACCGGCCACCGACGGCGGCACGGCCGCGAGGGGCGTGACGCTCGACGCGAACTACGTTCGCGGCGTGCTCGCCGCGGTCGGCACGGCGAGCGTGCTGTCGATGTTCCTCGCCACGTTCGCGGCCGAACTCCTGCTGTTCGGCTCCGTCCTGACGGCGGTGCCGTTCCTGTTGACCGGCTCGTACGGCCTCACGCCCGCTATCGTCGGCGGCGTCCTGATGCTCTCGGAGGGCGTCTCGGTCGTCGTCTCGGCCGCGAACGGCCGGTTCGCAAAGCGAGTGACGAACGCGACGCTCGTCGCCGGTGGGTTCGTCTGTCTGGCGATCGGGCTCGCCGTCGCCGGCCTCGCGGACTCGGTCCTCGCGATCGCCGCGGCCACGGCGATCATCGGCGCGGGCGTCGGCCTCGTGTTGCCGTCGGTCGACGCGGAGGTGAGCGATCGGGTCGCGGGCCGCTACCGGGCCGGGGCACTGAGTCTGCGCAACAGCACGACGTTCCTCGGTCGAACGGCCGGTCCCGTCGCGTTCGCCGGCGTCGCCGCGACGACCGGCTACGCGCCGTTGTTGCTCGTCGGCGCGATCGGCGCGGTCGCCGTCGCCGGGTTCGTCGTCGCGGGCGGGCGATCGATCGACGACGGCGGGGTGTTCACGACGCGGAGCGCGTGA
- a CDS encoding SAM-dependent methyltransferase, whose amino-acid sequence MGTTTAQIDPERTDAFLESLLERAANTMSLFGIYVGDRLGYYDALASAGPLTAPALAAATDTHERYAREWLEHQTVTGVLTVENPGDDPTDRRYALPGSYVEVLCEPDSLNYLAPLAGLVAGLGAPLEDVIEAFRTGGGVPFAAYGDACHEGIAAMNRPAFVSQLGPEWLASISDVDAALRDGGRVADLGCGHGWSSIGVAEHYPEAIVDGYDLDAASVERATENVAERGVDDRVTVHNRDAGDPGIDGDYDLVMAFECVHDLSDPIAVLETMRRLAGDDGAVLVVDERAGESFSPEGNEIEPLLYGFSVLHCLPVGMVDEPATGTGTVMRPDTLAEYATSAGFSTVDVLPIENFFFRFYRLRQ is encoded by the coding sequence ATGGGAACGACGACAGCGCAGATCGACCCCGAACGGACCGACGCCTTCCTCGAGAGCCTCCTCGAGCGAGCCGCGAACACGATGTCGCTGTTCGGCATCTACGTCGGCGATCGACTGGGATACTACGACGCACTGGCGTCGGCGGGGCCGCTCACCGCGCCGGCGCTCGCCGCGGCGACGGACACCCACGAGCGGTACGCCCGCGAGTGGCTCGAACACCAGACCGTCACCGGCGTCCTGACCGTCGAGAACCCCGGCGACGACCCGACCGACCGGCGGTACGCACTCCCCGGGAGTTACGTCGAGGTCCTCTGTGAGCCCGATAGCCTGAACTACCTCGCGCCGCTCGCGGGGCTCGTCGCAGGGCTGGGTGCCCCGCTGGAGGACGTCATCGAGGCGTTCCGGACCGGCGGTGGCGTCCCGTTCGCGGCCTACGGCGACGCCTGCCACGAGGGGATCGCGGCGATGAACCGACCCGCGTTCGTCAGCCAGCTCGGCCCCGAGTGGCTCGCGTCGATTTCCGACGTCGACGCGGCGCTCCGGGACGGCGGTCGCGTCGCGGACCTCGGCTGTGGCCACGGCTGGTCCAGCATCGGCGTCGCCGAACACTACCCCGAGGCGATCGTCGACGGCTACGACCTCGACGCGGCCTCGGTCGAGCGGGCGACGGAAAACGTCGCCGAACGCGGGGTCGACGACCGGGTCACGGTTCACAACCGCGACGCGGGCGATCCTGGCATCGACGGCGACTACGACCTCGTGATGGCGTTCGAGTGCGTTCACGACCTCTCGGACCCGATCGCCGTCCTCGAGACGATGCGACGGCTGGCGGGCGACGACGGCGCCGTCCTGGTCGTGGACGAACGCGCCGGCGAGTCGTTCTCCCCGGAGGGCAACGAGATCGAGCCGCTGCTGTACGGGTTCAGCGTCCTGCACTGCCTGCCCGTCGGCATGGTCGACGAGCCGGCGACGGGCACCGGGACCGTGATGCGCCCGGACACGCTCGCCGAGTACGCGACCAGCGCCGGGTTCTCGACCGTCGACGTGCTGCCGATCGAGAATTTCTTCTTCCGGTTCTACAGGCTCCGCCAATGA
- a CDS encoding helix-turn-helix transcriptional regulator, with protein MTHDLLDELISYDRNLQRDTRRRDGDRYPETETLVDVVRHGDLLRLLLAEPLDRPEIQAALGVSRATSHRFVRWLEDEGYGERVDGRYRLTGYGETVAYGVCKFETYLRTARRLEPLFEYICEDHEEFVVEPFTDATVTVATPSDPYAPIERFLSLLRESETFRGFNTTHMIPPGIDDGGDRLFEERTVELVYVPDAVETLRDESDAALGTAIDEGHVTVHTRDALPYGLALFDDRVGVGGYDEDTGAMRVFVDTDARIAREWAASVFESIRADARPVSS; from the coding sequence GTGACGCACGATCTCCTCGACGAACTCATCAGCTACGATCGAAACCTCCAGCGAGACACACGGCGGCGCGACGGTGACCGCTACCCCGAGACCGAGACGCTGGTCGACGTCGTCCGCCACGGCGACCTATTACGGCTCCTGCTCGCAGAGCCCCTCGATCGGCCCGAGATCCAGGCGGCGCTGGGCGTCTCGCGGGCGACGAGCCACCGGTTCGTTCGCTGGCTCGAGGACGAAGGGTACGGCGAACGCGTCGACGGCCGGTACCGGCTGACCGGGTACGGCGAAACTGTCGCGTACGGCGTCTGTAAGTTTGAAACGTACCTGCGGACGGCACGTCGACTCGAGCCGCTGTTCGAGTACATCTGCGAGGACCACGAGGAGTTCGTCGTCGAACCGTTCACCGACGCGACGGTCACAGTCGCTACGCCGTCGGACCCGTACGCGCCGATCGAGCGCTTCCTGTCGCTCCTGCGCGAGAGCGAGACGTTCCGCGGGTTCAACACGACGCACATGATCCCGCCCGGGATCGACGACGGCGGCGATCGGCTCTTCGAGGAGCGGACCGTCGAACTCGTCTACGTCCCCGACGCCGTCGAGACGCTTCGAGACGAATCGGACGCCGCGCTCGGGACGGCCATCGACGAGGGACACGTCACGGTCCACACGCGGGACGCCCTCCCCTACGGCCTCGCGCTGTTCGACGATCGGGTAGGCGTCGGCGGCTACGACGAGGACACCGGCGCGATGCGCGTGTTCGTCGACACCGACGCGAGGATCGCACGCGAGTGGGCCGCCAGCGTGTTCGAGTCGATCCGCGCCGACGCCAGACCGGTCTCATCCTGA